From one Lotus japonicus ecotype B-129 chromosome 3, LjGifu_v1.2 genomic stretch:
- the LOC130744947 gene encoding G-type lectin S-receptor-like serine/threonine-protein kinase At4g27290 yields the protein MVNNILMSFIWFLLFSHVIRTSTSSTSLDTLAVNQSIRDGESLVSAGGIIEMGFFSPGSSKSRYLGVWYKNVSPITVIWVANRETPLQNNSGVLKFNAKGFLQLLNGTTNSTIIWSSNTTSKAGNMNNPIAHLQDSGNLVVKNGQESNDFLWQSFDYPGDTLMPGLKLGWNLEIGLQRFISSWKSADDPAEGEYAMKLDIRGYPQMIQFKGPDIDYRPGPWLGEFLAGFQGPVPAVQTFVFNEKEVYYKYKHSEMSIISMYKLLPSGAAKALFWAVGSYNQQNYSIRVDECDDYAYCGASSICTMDSNLPTCECLKGYVPKFPQQWKVYYWKNGCVPKNESNCENNITHKTEGFFKYTQTKYPDTSSSWFNKSMNLEDCKLACLRNCSCVACANLDTRNGGTGCLLWFNYLVDVRKFSQWGQDLYVKVPLSELDHVAAENHGNIKKIIGITVAVTISGLVTWGSIWMIKNPGAARNTFSFSKRYKRNLRKEDVDLSTFDFSVLANATKNFSSGNKLGEGGFGPVYKGMLPDGQEIAVKRLSKRSGQGLEEFKNEVALISKLQHRNLIKLLGYFIQGEETMLIYEYMPNKSLDYFVFDETKSMSLDWLKRFNIIGSIARGLLYLHQDSRLRIIHRDLKASNILLDVNLEPKISDFGLARIFLGDQIEDNTNRVAGTYGYISPEYAVHGHFSVKSDVFSYGVIVLEIVSGKKNREFSDPKHRHNLLGYAWRLWTEERALELLDEVLREQYTPFEVMRSIQVSLLCVQQRPEDRPDMSSVVLMLNGEKLLPKPKVPGFYNEKDLSAESNSSPANHKLCSVNELSITELDAR from the exons ATGGTGAATAACATCCTAATGTCATTTATTTGGTTCTTATTATTCTCCCACGTGATAAGAACCTCCACTTCTTCCACTTCACTGGATACTTTAGCAGTGAACCAATCAATCAGAGATGGTGAGAGTTTAGTTTCAGCAGGTGGAATCATTGAAATGGGTTTCTTCAGCCCTGGGAGttcaaaaagtcgatacttggGTGTATGGTACAAAAATGTGTCCCCTATTACAGTGATATGGGTGGCCAATAGAGAAACACCTCTACAGAACAATTCAGGAGTGTTAAAGTTCAACGCAAAAGGGTTTCTACAGCTTCTCAACGGCACTACTAACAGCACTATAATTTGGTCATCAAACACAACAAGCAAAGCAGGAAATATGAATAATCCAATCGCTCATCTCCAGGATTCAGGAAATTTGGTAGTGAAAAATGGACAGGAATCTAATGACTTTTTGTGGCAGAGTTTTGATTATCCTGGTGATACATTGATGCCCGGATTGAAGCTTGGGTGGAACTTAGAAATTGGTCTACAAAGATTCATATCATCATGGAAAAGTGCTGATGACCCTGCTGAGGGAGAATATGCTATGAAACTTGACATTAGAGGATATCCCCAGATGATTCAATTCAAGGGGCCTGATATAGATTATAGACCAGGGCCATGGCTCGGCGAGTTCCTTGCTGGATTTCAAGGTCCAGTTCCGGCAGTACAGACATTTGTGTTCAATGAAAAAGAAGTGTATTATAAGTACAAGCATTCTGAAATGTCAATTATCAGCATGTATAAACTGCTTCCTTCAGGTGCTGCCAAGGCTCTGTTTTGGGCCGTTGGATCGTACAACCAACAAAACTACTCAATTAGGGTAGATGAATGCGACGACTATGCCTATTGCGGTGCGAGTTCTATATGCACCATGGACAGTAACCTTCCAACTTGTGAGTGCTTGAAAGGGTATGTTCCCAAGTTTCCTCAACAGTGGAAGGTGTATTACTGGAAAAACGGTTGTGTTCCGAAGAATGAATCTAATTGCGAAAACAATATTACGCACAAAACAGAGGGCTTCTTCAAGTACACACAAACGAAGTATCCAGACACGTCTTCATCATGGTTTAATAAGAGCATGAACCTTGAGGATTGTAAGTTGGCGTGCCTGAGAAACTGTTCCTGTGTAGCCTGTGCTAATTTAGATACCCGAAATGGGGGAACAGGGTGTTTGCTTTGGTTTAATTATCTCGTTGATGTGAGGAAATTCTCTCAATGGGGACAAGATCTTTATGTCAAAGTTCCTCTTTCAGAACTAG ATCATGTTGCAGCGGAAAACCATGGAAACATCAAGAAGATAATCGGAATCACAGTTGCTGTGACTATTTCGGGATTAGTTACATGGGGATCAATATGGATGATTAAAAATCCAG GGGCTGCAAGAAATACTTTCAGTTTCAGCAAGCGTTACAAAAGAAACCTAAGGAAGGAAGATGTTGACTTGTCAACGTTTGATTTCTCGGTCTTGGCAAATGCCACTAAAAACTTTTCAAGTGGTAACAAACTTGGAGAAGGTGGCTTTGGTCCAGTATACAAG GGAATGTTGCCAGATGGACAAGAGATAGCTGTGAAAAGGCTTTCGAAAAGATCTGGACAAGGGCTGGAggaatttaaaaatgaagtggCGCTAATTTCCAAACTTCAGCACCGTAATCTCATAAAGCTTCTTGGTTATTTTATTCAAGGAGAAGAAACAATGTTGATCTATGAATACATGCCCAACAAAAGCTTGGACTACTTTGTTTTTG ATGAAACCAAAAGCATGTCACTAGATTGGCTTAAGCGTTTCAATATTATTGGTAGCATTGCTCGTGGACTTCTTTATCTTCATCAAGACTCAAGACTGAGGATTATCCACAGAGATCTAAAAGCTAGCAATATATTACTAGATGTAAATTTGGAACCAAAAATATCAGACTTCGGCTTGGCTCGAATATTTTTGGGAGACCAAATCGAGGATAACACAAATAGAGTGGCTGGAACATA TGGTTACATATCTCCAGAGTATGCTGTCCATGGGCATTTCTCAGTAAAGTCTGATGTCTTTAGCTATGGTGTGATTGTACTAGAGATTGTAAGTGGGAAAAAGAACAGGGAATTTTCAGACCCCAAACACCGCCATAATCTTCTTGGATAT GCATGGAGATTATGGACTGAAGAGAGAGCGCTGGAACTATTGGATGAAGTGTTACGGGAACAATACACACCATTTGAAGTCATGCGAAGCATACAGGTGAGCCTATTATGCGTGCAACAAAGGCCAGAAGATAGACCAGACATGTCATCTGTGGTTCTAATGCTAAATGGTGAGAAACTATTGCCAAAGCCAAAGGTTCCTGGCTTTTACAATGAAAAGGATTTAAGTGCCGAATCAAATTCTTCACCGGCAAATCACAAATTATGCTCAGTTAATGAATTGTCCATCACGGAGTTAGATGCCAGATAG
- the LOC130746982 gene encoding uncharacterized protein LOC130746982, whose amino-acid sequence MEFQQGKRIKNVEANVAGMRTVVNKALYDNWSYQKTKYSIKDLKSEMKIWQKIFMHCIHPRTGGTDYLNATQKVIMYYISTGELICLPFLLFNYLKECVEKSRTTTGSENKRFIYYIPYGRLLSDIFVQNKLVKTLSDLGLHEDLAMTIGDALNGIKLKKMQIIEKIQVAPKEDTSDEVRQRDYPIDDFPIWSKKDNPACILEYVRMLRRQGDPITLTEFVNTLPESPPKLATRKSRGATSSKPSDPKGKGILIEEPAKKKAASKTVIIREPSPERPLKRTSAQQQQMSDSESSEDTWKDSSSEETEDEDMPLAKRRKIILEEEEDEQDDHEIIQNVIQGIREASDAEESTDSDAIPVVKRRKLPLRGPLQQKETAAEQASEPTSEVQRERRSKRTSDPARAASLTRTSPIRSLSKVITESINSDSALVVIPEQPMPISTSLPTSTQTEPIQPETQPQTQAEPQAPKSPIQTATTAIPSTPIYTSSTSIPTEPIPHFNSFIQGIVQHEATLRTLVQQFSPKPASTSHTLLITQTGEIPAEAEKEDDDDVQILVPPFNVKPLQQIASNFEDQIPDAGETSYVSLSNYSAVNSQDLSFTSPEKAVTSRQRPDTISEAEHMAESDHSGIVKDHEIASTHSEQLRPDCSNASSSNTAKTSQPDLTLATSLRPQNLIQLIQEFSEEATRRLQWLYQVTDNQLDASFVDSLWSAFGRWSENRGYDFQKQLDSEKRIRIHNASERAYEQRQRVLHKVCEPLRRAVAARDSVISECTLDDAEIISEEAAEESSEGIVILEDVVVNEVEQQEQIQVDTAMFSESEVATHTQAPEAPPSAPAPEVATLAARIDRIQDDQQRLF is encoded by the coding sequence atggagtttcagcagggaaaaaggatcaagaatgttgaagcaaatgttgctgggatgaggaccgtggtcaacaaggcgctctatgataactggtcttaccagaaaaccaagtacagcaTTAAGGACCtgaagtctgagatgaagatttggcagaagatcttcatgcactgcattcaccccagaactggaggaactgattacctgaatgcaactcagaaggtaatcatgtactacatttcaactggtgagcttatatgtctgccattcctactCTTCAATTACCTGAAGGagtgtgttgagaaatcaaggaccacaactggttctgagaacaagaggttcatctactacattccgtatggaaggctgctgtcagacatcttcgtccaaaacaagcttgtcaagactctatcagatcttggactccacgaagatctggccatgacaattggtgatgctctcaatggcATAAAGTTGAAGAAGATGCAGATTATTGAGAAAATTCAAGttgctcccaaagaagacacttctgatgaagttcgtcagagGGATTATcccattgatgactttcctatttggtccaagaaggacaatccagcatgcattctggaatatgtcaggatgctcagaagacaaggtgatccaatcacccttacagaatttgttaacactcttcctgaaagtcctcctaagctggctaccaggaaatccaggggagcaacaagcagcaagccctcagatcctaagggcaaagggattctgatagaggaacctgcaaagaagaaggctgcttccaagactgtgatcatcagggaaccatctcctgaaaggcctctgaagagaacctcagctcaacaacaacaaatgtctgattctgaaagctcagaagacacatggAAAGACTCatcaagtgaggagactgaagatgaagacatgcctctggctaagagacgcaaaattattcttgaggaagaggaagatgagcaggatgaccatgagatcatccagaatgtgattcAAGGTATAAGGGAAGCTTCagatgctgaagaatccactgatTCTGATGCTATTCCCGtagtgaagagaaggaagcttcctctgaggggaccacttcagcagaaggAAACAGCAGCAGAACAAGCATCTGAACCAACTTCAGAAGTACAGagggaaagaagatctaaacggacttctgatccagcaagggctgcaagtctcaccagaacctcacccatcagaagcctcagtaaggtaattactgaaagcattaactctgattctgctttagtagttatacctgaGCAACCTAtgcctatatctacctctctgcctacctcaacccaaacagaacctattcaacctgaaacacaacctcaaacacaggctgaacctcaagctcccAAATCtcccatccaaacagctaccacagccatcccttcaactccaatttacacctcttccacatccatcccaactgaaccaatacctcatttcaattccttcattcaaggtattgttcaacATGAGGCCACTCTGAGAACCTTAGTTCAACAGTTCTctcccaagcctgcatccacttcacacaccctcctcataacccagactggtgagatccctgctgaggcagaaaaagaggatgatgatgatgttcagatccttgtaccgcccttcaatgtgaagcctcttcagcaaattgcttccaattttgaagatcagATTCCAGATGCTGGTGAGACTTCTTATGTGTCCTTGTCCAactactcagcagtcaactcacaggatctgagtttcacttcacctgagaaggctgtcacctcaaggcaaaggccagacACTATCTCAGAAGCTGAGCACATggctgaatcagatcactcagggaTAGTGAAGGATCATGAGATTGCTTCCACTCACTCAGAACAACTCAGACCTGATTGCTCAAATGCCTCAAGCTCAAATACTGCCAAAACTTCTCAGCCTGACTTAACTCTGGCAACCTCCCTCAGACCTCAGAATCTTATTCAGCTTATTCAGGAATTCTCTGAAGAGGCAACCCGAAGACTTCAATGgttatatcaggtaactgataatcagctTGATGCCTCCTTTGTGGATAGTCTATGGTCTGCATTTGGAAGATGGTCAGAGAACAGAGGTTATGACTTTCAGAAGCAGCTGGACAGTGAAAAGCGCATTAGAATTCATAATGCATCTGAAAGAGCAtatgagcaaaggcagagagtgctgcatAAGGTCTGTGAACCTTTGAGAAGAGCTGTGGCTGCAAGAGATTCTGTCATCTCTGAATGTACTTTAGATGATGCTGAAATAATATCAGAAGAGGCCGCAGAAGAAAGTTCTGAAGGGATAGTGATTCTGGAAGATGTTGTTGTTAATGAAGTTGAGCAGCAAGAACAAATTCAAGTTGATACTGCAATGTTTTCAGAATCTGAAGTTGCTACTCATACTCAAGCTCCAGAAGCTCCTCCCTCAGCTCCTGCTCCAGAAGTTGCTACTCTTGCTGCCAGAATTGACCGcattcaagatgatcagcagagactATTTTAG